A region from the Indicator indicator isolate 239-I01 chromosome 4, UM_Iind_1.1, whole genome shotgun sequence genome encodes:
- the JMJD7 gene encoding bifunctional peptidase and (3S)-lysyl hydroxylase JMJD7: MAEGAALRAVRERLAAFPREARELGWLESIPYLDRPPSPLEFYREWVSPNKPCIIQNAISHWPALKKWTSAYLREVVGPKVVSVAVTPNGYADAVFQDRFVMPEERQMPFMDFLDIVEKKVTSPNVFYVQKQCSNLTEEFPELVCDVQPDIPWMSEALGRKPDAVNFWLGESAAVTSLHKDHYENLYCVISGEKHFLLHPPSDRPFIPYELYQPATYHVSEDGTFEIVDEKSADKVPWIPLDPLNPNLELYPEYAQAKPLQCTVKAGEMLYLPSLWFHHVQQSHGCIAVNYWYDMEYDLKYSYYQLLDCLTKAVGVL, translated from the exons ATGGCGGAGGGCGCGGCGCTGCGGGCCGTCAGGGAGCGCCTGGCCGCCTTCCCGCGGGAGGCCCGCG AGCTGGGGTGGTTGGAGTCCATACCCTATCTTGATAGACCTCCGTCCCCACTGGAGTTTTATCGAGAATGGGTGAGTCCGAATAAACCTTGTATAATTCAGAATGCCATCAGCCACTGGCCGGCTCTGAAGAAATGGACCTCAGCATACCTCAG GGAGGTAGTAGGTCCCAAGGTAGTGAGTGTGGCAGTAACACCAAATGGTTATGCAGATGCGGTGTTTCAGGACCGTTTTGTCATGCCAGAGGAGCGCCAAATGCCTTTCATGGACTTTTTGGACATTGTGGAGAAGAAGGTGACCTCACCCAACGTGTTCTATGTCCAGAAGCAGTGCTCAAACCTCACCGAGGAGTTCCCTGAACTTGTCTGTGATGTGCAGCCTGACATACCATGGATGAGTGAGGCACTTG GGAGGAAGCCTGATGCTGTGAATTTCTGGCTTGGGGAGTCGGCCGCCGTGACATCTT TACATAAAGATCATTATGAGAACTTGTACTGTGTGATATCTGGAGAGAAACATTTTCTACTACATCCACCGAGTGACCGTCCCTTCATCCCATATG AGCTCTATCAGCCAGCAACTTACCACGTATCAGAAGATGGCACATTTGAAATTGTGGATGAGAAGAGTGCAGATAAG gTGCCCTGGATCCCCCTGGACCCCTTGAACCCGAATCTGGAATTGTATCCAGAGTATGCTCAAGCAAAGCCTTTGCAGTGTACAGTGAAAGCTGGTGAGATGTTATACCTGCCTTCTCTCTGGTTCCATCATGTCCAGCAGTCACATGGCTGTATAGCAG TGAATTATTGGTATGACATGGAATATGACCTCAAGTACAGCTATTATCAGCTACTAGATTGTCTCACAAAAGCTGTGGGAGTGTTGTAG